A stretch of the Chlamydia pecorum E58 genome encodes the following:
- a CDS encoding polymorphic outer membrane protein middle domain-containing protein: MRRFHWLPISLALSGSLYSTETQPADETKPKETNLTESDNYDGAKEPQKPFVIKQSSEPKGTIYTLTSDVTIQNVSSATEASSQADPEPESQSQPQSQPQQDSSSSSSTTTTETPTTTTPPTTTTETTTPTTTTETTAPTPTTTTTTGTPTPTPTTSIATSISAPAPILSITETPTLTLSTTETTTPTTTTETTAPTTTTTTGTPTPTPTTTETPTPTPTTTTTTETNGQGQNQENNGGGGNGQQQPPQQQQQEQQQEQQQQESQVQESTVQSEASQDQAKTDTSCFINSKGDLTFKGGGFSLTFENISLTGKGAAISNDVQSSDSSSDSSEEEDSPEEEAAAEEENGEENSRNGSNGGVSSNSNGETGQNGTQGSVSSSVPSATDSSDSSDGKSEGDSVNGNTDSSGERSEQARGENGNNRGDTPESDVSTNKSPSVNNDGVSSIQGPRATTNQSTNDGRGDAVSSDSEGRETENSDSSVGNGVDGEQETEEEVKEPVIEEPAAGEPQDAALVSSPAKADSPKEDTPEHLTTLTFTDFANLSFINAPGDSVKGKEQEGASASGGQGAIFVTNSGKSLTVFSNNDSVLFQGNCFKTGSGGAISTDQLRIENTKTKLTFENNIAKTGGAIFLSGGEGSINKNASILFSGNKAEVSSEAKAKNADQPSGTSNRDGCGGALCSYIDTSNGASQTGVHLSNNQDVTFSGNTASEKGGAIYATKFTCDNNKELIFSNNTAGSEGGAIYAKTLIITAGGTTTFSNNSAGPRISPPEASEKPEEAVEQAEDDGQVAQKVSGKGGAIAIEAGGSLTLFAKDGDIIFKGNTITTSDGETIPNAIHIGSGADIFLQASSGHTIYFYDPITIEDPKTSDTSKFVINPPTVTPAKVSSPESSYLRMAATAAQGAGAVANTGAVVFSGEQLSAGLAGGATSTINQAIDLQNGTLVLKDGATLAVQSLTQNPNSMILMDAGTTLEAIAPAAKAGGAAATGGNLTITNLAVNLDSVTPTSKPIKIDAKGGTLTLSGDLQYRSSDGMYQNPLLASNMNVQLFDLPENANISNFRMVPSGAGADSGYQGTWALQPTKTPDGKTVLTAVWKAAGYRPNTTQSAFLVPNSLWGLSRDALAIQEAISTSINAKISRSLWSSSVSNFFHRDRQQDLGSGFRHINAGYLVGGNIETHSHNVFAFAVAQLFGKSKDYNLSDIKSRTYAGALYAQHIHPLVLPEFLRNHLFSRVLPKFPKDVDSIMKAQVVYARTYNDMKTKYTTTPGKSSWTNHCVAVEAANFVPMQTRHHFVNTVSPFVKLQVVYANQDSFAEVADTNNARTFSNSHLVNVSIPFGLCMEKGSPSSPHTLSLKLTYNIDIYRNEPKCLVSMPTSGISWTTFATDLARQGVSAQASSRHRVSKNVELFSHGGCDLRSSSRGYNADCGAKYYF; this comes from the coding sequence ATGAGGCGTTTTCACTGGTTGCCAATTTCTTTGGCTCTTTCTGGATCTCTATATTCTACAGAAACCCAACCTGCAGACGAAACAAAGCCTAAAGAGACCAATCTCACCGAAAGCGACAACTATGACGGCGCCAAAGAACCTCAAAAGCCATTTGTAATTAAACAATCCTCAGAGCCCAAGGGAACAATATACACTCTTACTTCAGACGTCACTATCCAAAACGTCTCATCAGCTACGGAAGCCTCTTCACAAGCTGATCCAGAGCCAGAGTCGCAGTCGCAGCCTCAGTCGCAACCGCAACAGGATTCTTCTTCTAGTTCATCCACTACTACTACCGAAACGCCTACTACCACAACCCCTCCAACAACAACAACGGAGACAACAACTCCAACAACTACGACAGAAACTACTGCTCCCACTCCTACAACAACTACTACAACGGGAACACCTACGCCCACGCCTACTACTAGCATTGCCACGAGCATTTCTGCGCCTGCTCCCATTCTATCAATTACAGAAACTCCTACACTCACACTATCAACCACGGAAACAACAACTCCCACAACCACTACAGAAACCACAGCCCCTACGACTACGACAACTACAGGAACACCTACGCCTACACCTACTACTACGGAAACTCCTACACCGACACCAACGACAACGACTACGACAGAAACTAATGGACAAGGACAAAATCAGGAGAACAACGGAGGAGGAGGGAATGGACAGCAGCAGCCTCCTCAACAGCAACAACAAGAGCAACAACAAGAGCAACAACAGCAGGAATCACAAGTTCAAGAGAGTACTGTACAATCTGAAGCTAGCCAAGATCAAGCAAAGACAGATACAAGCTGTTTTATCAATAGCAAAGGAGATCTTACTTTTAAAGGCGGAGGATTTTCTCTTACTTTTGAAAATATAAGCCTGACAGGAAAAGGCGCTGCAATTTCTAATGATGTTCAGTCCTCTGATTCTAGCTCTGATTCTTCTGAAGAGGAAGATTCTCCTGAAGAAGAAGCTGCAGCAGAAGAAGAAAATGGTGAGGAAAATTCAAGAAATGGTTCAAACGGTGGAGTCTCTTCCAACAGCAATGGTGAGACTGGTCAGAATGGAACCCAAGGATCTGTCTCTTCTTCCGTTCCTTCCGCTACAGACTCTTCTGATTCTAGTGATGGTAAAAGCGAAGGTGACTCTGTTAATGGCAACACTGACAGCAGCGGAGAAAGATCTGAGCAAGCACGAGGTGAAAATGGAAACAATAGAGGTGATACTCCTGAGAGTGATGTTTCAACTAACAAATCCCCTTCTGTTAATAATGACGGTGTAAGCAGCATCCAAGGACCTAGAGCAACCACAAATCAAAGTACTAATGACGGTCGAGGTGATGCTGTTTCCTCTGACAGCGAGGGAAGAGAAACAGAAAATAGCGACAGCAGTGTTGGTAATGGTGTTGATGGAGAACAAGAAACCGAAGAAGAGGTTAAAGAACCTGTAATTGAAGAGCCTGCAGCTGGAGAACCTCAAGATGCTGCTTTAGTCTCTTCACCGGCAAAGGCAGATTCACCCAAAGAAGATACTCCTGAGCATCTGACTACTCTAACCTTTACAGATTTTGCAAATCTTTCCTTTATCAATGCCCCTGGGGATTCTGTTAAAGGAAAAGAACAGGAGGGAGCGTCTGCTTCAGGAGGTCAAGGAGCCATCTTTGTTACAAACTCTGGGAAAAGCCTTACAGTATTTTCTAACAATGATTCTGTGCTTTTCCAAGGCAACTGCTTTAAAACAGGCTCTGGAGGAGCTATAAGCACGGATCAACTCCGCATAGAAAATACTAAAACAAAGCTGACGTTTGAAAATAACATCGCGAAAACTGGTGGGGCGATCTTCCTTTCTGGAGGAGAGGGTTCCATTAACAAAAATGCCTCTATACTCTTTAGTGGCAACAAAGCAGAAGTCTCTTCTGAAGCTAAAGCTAAAAATGCAGATCAGCCTTCAGGAACTTCCAACCGTGATGGCTGTGGTGGGGCCTTATGTAGTTATATCGATACAAGTAATGGGGCCTCTCAAACTGGAGTGCATCTCTCTAATAACCAAGATGTGACGTTCTCTGGCAACACAGCCTCAGAAAAAGGTGGAGCGATCTACGCTACAAAGTTCACTTGTGACAATAACAAGGAGCTGATCTTCTCCAACAACACTGCAGGAAGTGAAGGTGGAGCGATCTATGCTAAGACTCTCATCATTACTGCTGGGGGAACCACAACGTTCTCTAATAACTCTGCGGGTCCTAGAATATCTCCTCCTGAAGCCTCTGAGAAACCAGAAGAGGCAGTCGAGCAAGCAGAAGATGACGGCCAAGTTGCTCAGAAAGTTTCTGGGAAAGGTGGAGCTATTGCTATTGAAGCTGGAGGATCTCTGACGCTCTTTGCTAAAGATGGAGACATTATTTTTAAGGGAAACACGATTACAACCTCTGATGGAGAGACTATCCCGAATGCGATCCACATAGGAAGTGGTGCAGACATCTTCTTGCAAGCCTCGAGTGGTCATACTATTTATTTCTATGACCCTATTACTATCGAGGATCCTAAAACATCTGACACGTCTAAGTTTGTAATTAACCCTCCTACAGTTACACCGGCTAAAGTTTCTTCTCCTGAATCTTCTTACTTACGTATGGCTGCCACAGCTGCTCAAGGTGCGGGAGCTGTAGCAAATACAGGAGCTGTTGTTTTCTCTGGAGAGCAGCTCTCTGCAGGATTAGCTGGAGGAGCAACAAGCACGATCAATCAAGCTATAGACTTGCAAAATGGAACGCTGGTGCTTAAAGACGGCGCAACATTAGCGGTACAGTCATTAACACAAAATCCCAACTCCATGATTCTTATGGATGCGGGAACAACTTTGGAGGCAATAGCACCAGCAGCAAAAGCTGGTGGTGCTGCTGCTACTGGCGGAAACTTGACGATCACAAATCTTGCTGTGAACCTTGATTCCGTTACTCCCACAAGTAAGCCTATAAAAATTGATGCGAAAGGCGGAACGCTGACGCTCTCTGGAGATTTACAATACCGTAGCTCAGATGGGATGTATCAAAATCCTTTGCTCGCCAGCAATATGAATGTTCAGCTCTTTGATTTACCTGAGAATGCCAATATTTCAAACTTTAGAATGGTCCCTTCGGGAGCTGGTGCAGATTCTGGATACCAAGGAACTTGGGCATTACAACCTACGAAAACCCCAGACGGGAAAACCGTACTTACAGCGGTTTGGAAAGCTGCAGGCTATCGTCCAAATACTACGCAAAGTGCGTTCTTAGTTCCTAATTCTCTTTGGGGTCTTTCTCGCGATGCTTTAGCGATTCAAGAGGCTATCTCTACGAGCATCAATGCTAAAATATCTCGAAGCTTATGGTCTTCTAGTGTTTCCAATTTCTTCCATAGAGACCGCCAGCAAGATCTCGGAAGTGGCTTCCGCCATATCAATGCTGGCTATCTTGTCGGAGGAAACATTGAAACGCATTCCCATAATGTGTTTGCGTTTGCTGTAGCTCAGCTTTTTGGAAAGTCTAAGGACTACAACTTATCTGACATTAAATCCCGGACATATGCTGGAGCTCTCTATGCTCAGCACATCCATCCTCTTGTGCTTCCAGAGTTCCTTAGGAATCACCTCTTCTCTAGAGTTCTTCCTAAGTTCCCTAAAGATGTGGACTCTATTATGAAGGCTCAAGTGGTGTATGCAAGAACGTACAACGACATGAAAACGAAGTACACTACGACTCCAGGAAAGAGCTCTTGGACAAACCATTGTGTCGCTGTAGAGGCTGCGAACTTCGTGCCTATGCAAACGCGGCATCACTTCGTAAATACGGTTTCTCCTTTTGTCAAACTCCAAGTTGTCTATGCAAACCAAGATAGCTTTGCTGAAGTTGCAGATACTAATAATGCGCGTACGTTCTCCAATAGCCACTTGGTTAATGTCTCGATTCCTTTTGGGCTCTGTATGGAGAAAGGATCGCCATCCTCTCCTCATACTCTATCTCTTAAGCTCACCTATAACATCGATATTTACCGTAATGAACCTAAGTGTCTCGTTTCGATGCCAACTTCTGGGATCTCTTGGACAACGTTCGCTACGGATCTTGCAAGACAAGGTGTTTCTGCTCAAGCCTCCTCAAGGCATAGAGTCAGCAAAAACGTTGAGTTATTCTCTCATGGAGGATGTGATCTTCGTTCCTCCTCTAGAGGTTACAATGCGGATTGCGGAGCAAAATACTATTTCTAA
- a CDS encoding DUF378 domain-containing protein, translated as MLGKLVRGISSLIVVLSALNVGIRGISHHQVNVMARLGLEGPSLLGRIVSIIIGLAGVICLLGFFGCCRKKSCHSHCHGESSKSCCHHHSDKE; from the coding sequence ATGCTAGGCAAACTCGTTCGAGGAATTTCCTCTCTTATAGTAGTTCTTTCCGCATTGAATGTAGGAATTAGAGGAATCTCTCATCATCAAGTAAACGTTATGGCAAGACTAGGACTTGAAGGTCCCTCTCTACTCGGACGCATCGTTTCCATCATCATTGGACTTGCTGGAGTAATTTGCCTATTAGGTTTTTTCGGTTGCTGCCGTAAAAAATCCTGCCATTCTCATTGCCACGGAGAAAGCTCTAAAAGCTGCTGTCATCACCATTCTGATAAAGAATAG